The genomic window TAATAGGCTCAACTTTAATATATCCTGAATTGGGACAGTATTGTCACCCTTGAAGGATTATTTTGAGAAGTAGAGATAATCACTGTGAAGTAATGAGAGTATCTAGCATTTGGAGGCAGTTAGGGGAAGGTAGCCATTATGACtataagcaaatatttatggacTAAGTTGTTATATTTTGATATAGTTGtatggattttaatttttaagagcttCATATAGTTTATATCTAATTTTGCATATTAGGAGCACTGCGTATGGAGCAAGTTATCCCTACACATGGTACAGATTTAAATAGATGCTCAATACAATTTTAGATGAATTAATGATGATATACCCATGACATTATAAAGAAAAGGTCAGGACTTGAGGCATCCACACCTGACCTTTGAGGATCACATTTCAGAAGCTTTCAGCTATCCTTGCTGACAGCCCTCAAGGCCTTGACTTCTTTGTGAAATAATCTCGAGCTTAGTAAAATGGGTGGATTCACGTAAGAAAGCCATTTTCATGCCTTCGTGTTTTTCAGAATCTGATACTGAGGATATTTCTGTTGTATGTTATCCTGCGTTTGAGAATCCTTTGGACATAAGGTCAGAAGACTTAACGTTCTTCTGCTTAAATAATATTCTTCTGTGTTAGGTCTGGTGTTGTGGATTCAGAGATTGTGGTAAGAATTTTTGTGAAAGGGGTGTATTGAGTGCTCTCTGAACAGTGTTCAGAGAGGATAAAGCAAAGGGGGAAAAGCTAAGCCAGGAATATTGTTCTGCCTGGAGACTTCTTCAACCTGATTCCACCGGGTTATAGggtggcagggagaaggggagctCTGGGGCCCAAATTGTCCCACAGAGTCAGTCAGGGAAGGAGCCTGTTGTAGACCTGTGTGGCCAGTCTTTGGTTCTGGCTACCTCCTAGAAGCAGTGGTTCCCTAACCTACCCAGGGAGGCAATTCCAGATCTGTGAGCCGTTAGCACCGTGtgctcccagcagctggggatgGTTGCGCAGCCTGGCGGGAGCTTGGGGAAAGCCCAGAGCGGCCTCGCTGGGCCCCCACCCCTAGACGGAGCCGTCAGATTTTTTGTGCGGCTTTTTGTGCTTTGGTTGCTTAGAATTGCTTAGAAATATGCTTAGAAGTTCTAGACTGTTTCATGTTTAAATCCTTTGGTAGCCTTTAGTAAGGATTATTTAAtagcactttttctttcttttctttgtaacttTAGTCTTTCACCTTTATCATGTTCTTTGTACTTACTGTGCCAGAAATATTATTGTAAGTAACCTCAAATTCTTTTTGAAAGTGGGCaagtctaaaataaaaatgtgtgaatGAAAACCAGTTTTATAAGTAGAAAATTACCAGTCTTTTTAAGAAATCAAGTAAGTGTTGAATAGAAACAGAATATTTACTATTACAATTTACCTTAATACTAGTTATATTTTAATAACTactcaagaataaataaatactctaaatccaaggaaggaaggaacaaaattGCATTTTGCAGGTGATACTTTATGTATGTACAAAGTGCAGTGAAGTGAAGAAAAAAGTTATTGGAGGTGATGAAGAGACATACAACAGGTTCTGCGTGATTGTAGGCTAGGATCGAAATCCTCAGAAGTCAATAAAGTTAATTTATGGTAAAGCCATGTAGCTAAAAATATGGTAATAAAAGGAATGTAATGAGAAAACACTAACTCCAGAATTGAACGTCTGTCTACGTACCCCAGGCTGCTCCTGCCTGTATGTACGCATGTGTGCTGACTAATGACCTCACCTGCCCACGTCGGGCAGGTATtccggagggggtgggggggtatcTCAGGGGACCCCTTTCACCGTTACTCGCATGAATCACTAGTTACCACCTTCTGATATCACTTAGGGTTCTCTTAAATCTATCCATTCCTGTACCCAGTTCTCCTGACTTAACCTGTGTCTACATTTTTGCCGGAACTGTTAGCTGATTTCTTCagtcagagacacacacacacacatatgtctgGTCCTAGGTAAAACAAGCATGCGATTCTGGGGCTTTctggtgttttcttcttttggttttgttttggtaacttatttaaaaaaaaagaaagaaagaaagaaatgaatgtttAAGTATATTCAAATATGTTAGACCAGAGCTTCTCAACCTTATCACTATTGACATTTTTGGCCAGAAAATTCTTTGTTGCCTGGGCTGTCTTGCGCACTGTAGGATATTTAATAGCATTTCTGTCCCCCCCGCCCACTGTATTCCAATACCATtaccccagttgtgacaaccagaaatgtctccaggTGCTGCCACGTGTCCTATGCAGGCTCGACCCACCCCCAGTTGGAAACCACTGGGTTAGACCAGGAACCACTGGGCAGCGTCCATTGCGTGCTTATCCCCCCACACATGCTGTGTGCATATCGTCTCATTGGATCCTCACAGCCCCTCTGTGAGTAGGTGCTGCTTTATCCTCCTTTTCACATGGGCAAACCCAAGACTTAGATTCAGTAATATGTACTGTGTAGCCGTGTGCCCTGGGTGACCTTGTACTCACCTGCTCTGACTCTAGAGCAGGTTCCCTCAGGTTGAGTGCCGTCTCTCCATTTACTAGCTgaagaccttgggcaagttaggTAGTGATATTTTTCTCTGCATCAGTTCCCCCAGGTACTAAGAATACTACCTGCCACCTAGAGTCTTTGTGGGGTTTAAACCAGTCAGTGTACATACATGAAGGACTGAAATAGGACTGGCCTACCCTTGTAAGCTTTTGCAAGTCACTGAGAATAcaatggtaaaaaacaaaacaaaacaaaacaaaaaaaaccacttgTCTCCCAGGCTAGTTGGAAATGCAGTCGTGTAAACTAGTAATTTGTGATAGAGCGTTCTGTGAGAGTACAGAGATGGAAACAGCAAACTTCTTCAGGAGTCAGGATTGTGTTCACAAAGGAGACCCCACTGACCCTGAAGGATGTCGGAGCTTAGGCAGGCACGGGGTGAGTGTGGGAGGATCCGTGTGGAGCAGTGCAGCAGGGGGATCCCGTAGGGATGGAGGGATTCCAAGCCACGTTATCACTGATATGTCCGGTCTGGATAGAATTAGGCCTTACTTGTATGAAATGGCTGCTTTTCTGGAGTTCAAGACATTCCTGcatctctttaagaaaatattccagagctaagtaaaaattattttttgaagtatatattTCATAGAATATATACACTAAACTTTTAGTATAGGACTATACGATACGTAAACTGTGAATGAAGCCGGTCACATTGAGCCAAATGAGAAAGCCATATAGGTGTCATAGCAATCCTGTCACGTTAATTTGCTTAAAACTGTTCTTTTCATCGGGTATTTTTAGTATGACATTtgtttaggaaatattttgattCCTAAGGggatcaaattttttttaaagattttacttatttgtcagagagagagcacaagcaagagcagcagcaggcagagggagaagcaggctccccgctgaccaaggagcctgaggtgggactcgatcccgggaccctgggatcatgacctgagccaatggcagctgattaactggctgagccacccacgtgtctcAGCAATCCATACTTTAAACGATCATTTAAACTTCTgtttaaataagtcttttttccTAATTCCCATAAGAAATAGTACCTTTTCACTTTAGCTATTCTGTTAACAGCTAATGACATTGTTGCAGAAGAGAAATGTGTGAACTAGGTATAAAATACTTTAGTCTCTACTTGTATagacacaaatgaaaaatatgtaatcACATAAAAGATATTCTTGCCACTTCCTGAGTTACTAAAGtacaaagaaataatctttttctccttttaccaTTATATGGTGAACAATGACTAAGTGTAAATTACCCGAATTACTAGAAACTGTGCATTGTCCCCATTGCACGTTAGAAAacccagtttttattttcttgttatttgAATTACATCTCCTAatttaacttatatttttaaaaaacattctttatactttgtttttctattaACTTACTGAAGCAATTCATGTATAAGAGAATAGCAATGTTCTGCTAACATGAATCAAACTTGAGAACAAAAATGACAACTTAAAAGTAACTTCTATCATCCAAATAGTAACCAGTGAGAGGGGATTGGAGGGGTCTGAGTTGTTGGAGGATTAATGGACTTTACCTGGAACATCCTCTTGCCTGCAGCGGAAGTGGTGCTGCTTGAGCATTCTCCATCAGACTGTTGTCATTCTCACTTACTTTGGACCTAAGGCTTTCAAGTCCCAGAGATTTCAGTGTGCgtttagtttggtttggttttgctttgctaTGGTAGCATTTACCAACTTTGAATATCCTATTGTTGGCTCTCACACATGTACATGatgtttctaaaatgaaaaaagaagcagGAGGGTCATAGTAGGTGGGAACTTGGGGAGGCTGGTTTGGGCAGCATTGAAGACAggtggacatctttttttttttttttttttttttttttttaagattttatttatttatttgacacacagagagagatcccaagtaggcagagaggcaggcagagagagagaggaggaagcaggctccctgccaagcagagagcccaatgtgggactcgatcccatgaccctgggatcgtgacccgagccgaagacagaggcctaacccacagagtcacccaggtgccccgacaggtGGACATCTCTTCTTTCCCTTAGGTTCCAACAGTGGGGCTTGAAAACAGAAGCAGGTCACTGTGGTGTTGCAGACAGACACCAAAAGCAGATGGTACCCTAGATCAACACCAGAGAAAGGTGCTTTGTATATTTGGCAGTTCAGTCCTTTAATAAGATCCAATTAGTAACAACCCAGAAAATACATCAACGGTTTAtcttaaaagggggaaaaaagccatcaGTTAATGGCCTAATACAACAGAACCTCTCTCAATTATAGACCCctcaataaaacatgaaaatagtAATGGAAAAGTAATCTTAAAACAATTATGCACAGTAGTTTGTCGGCATTTTAAGTGAcctcatttagatttttttctctagagCAAAAAGACAGAAGTCACAGCAGGCATCTAAAAAGTCCATGTTCATTACACAGTTATTTACACATAATCTTTCAGGTTGTATGCTGAATTGCCCTCTGGTTGTGTGGTGGAGATGTGCTGCTGCTTGGGTGGATAGAGCCAAGCTTCTGGATTCTTTTCAATGCAGGAAGTGCAGAAAATCATGCCAGAGATCAAGAGTAGTACGGCCGAAATGAATCCAATATAGACGGCTCCTCCAGGTTCCTGTTTGTTGCTTTCTGGAACTGTCAGATCCAGAAAGTCTGCCACAATCTCCTTCGTGTACCACACGGTTGGTATCAAACCAGAGACCCCCGCAGACATGAAACAGACTCCTCCAGCAAAAGAAGCGTGACTCTTtgtttctctgccccttcctaaGCGAGTGCATTTCATCCCTACTGTAGAAGCGCAGATCCCCAAAGCAGACAGAACACATGCCAGGACCATGGTGGCCCGTGCGGCCTGCACGTGGACGGGGAGGGACAGGATGGAGTACTTCAGGGTGCAGCTGAACATCCCGGTGCTGTACCACGTGCAGTCCATCCACAGCCCTTGCAGCTGCACGATGGCCGTTATGATGTTGGAGCCCGAGTCCACGTTCACCTTCCAGTTAGGCAGCAGGGTGGCTGTGAGTACTCCAGACACTCCGGATAAGGCCAGGACGAAAGCGAGGAGCTGGAGCCCAGCTGACACCATGACGTCCCCTTTATCTTTGCCCACCGTTACCCCGTATTTGATCAAGATTGTAGCTTTCTCCCTGCAGCAGAGAACCAAGTGACAAAGGCtaaggaaagaagacaaaatcaAGATTGAAAGAAAGCATAAGCAAAGGGCTTCCATTTCCACGTCCAGTGGGAGCAAAGAACACATTTGAATAGACCCCACAGTAGGTGAGGACATGGCAGTCCAGGAGAAAAGCTCACACTAGGCTCTCATAGGCTGCCGTTCTCCTGAGTGCCGGTGGATGGGTGGTGCATGATACATGGCATAAGGGAAAGAGCTGTCCacttgttctttttaaaacttaaactttGCTGAAGTTGTCTATAACATGGGCAGCGTGCCTTGGGAAATTCTGACATCAGATTCCAGCTGGAGGATCTAATAAGAATTTTAATAGCATTAGaggtttttaaaactatttcttccTTATTATCTATGGAGTATTTTAATTAGAAACAGTGTTTAAGCCCagttcttaaaaatgatttataaatacATAGTGGAAAAGTTTCAAGTATTcaaaaagatggttttattaaaaaaaaaaaaaaattaagtacccACCATGTGACCCAAGTGAACTGTTTAAGGAGGAAAGGAAATTCGCAGAAAGAAGGTAAAACCATGGGCATGATTATCCCTGATTTCCAGTTAAGAAACTTTTGCAAAATCCTTATCTAGGTTAACACTCGTTTCACGTCAGGTACAGGATACTCAAAACTGGAACAATTAAGCCTCTTGTCTCCTGCTCATGAGAATGTGTGATCCTGTCTAGTCGGGACCAGAATCATTCCCTGACCCAAATGAAATCGTCTGCTGCGAAACCAGTTATCCTGACGGACTCAGTAGTGACACTGAATCTTGAAATTACACGCCAGAAATAACCACATCATTAGTAGTACATGAAGGGATaccaaaaataatttaactttctttttcttttttttcctttttttctttcctttcaaggAGAGAAAAGATAGCCCTGAATTTGTGGCTTGGCTATGCTTTAATCTGGAACGCTTCCTGCCTTGGAAGAAATACAGTGGTTTCTGAAATATAGTAATAACAGCTTTTTTGTGTTTCTGCATTAATTTTTGAATGATGTATTAAGACATCGTGGCTCTACCACAATTCACGTATATTTCACAAAAGGCAGTATGGACTCTGAACCCAAAACACTGGGGTCAACTCTTAGCTTTCCagaacctccctgtgcctcagtatCCTCTTCTGGAAAGGGGGGAGGATTACTGTATGTATATCAAAAAGTTAAATGCATTTTAAGGGCTTAGAACAATATCTAACACATAGAAGTATTCCACAAATTAAAATCGACTGTTATTATagtatgtttatttgttttatgtcatGTGACAATTGATATTTAATggcatttgaaatttttctcttccttcattgAGCTGATTTACATAGAATCTTAGAGCTGAAATAAACTGCAGATAAAACTTTCTGCGTCATCATTTTTTCCGATTAGGAAGGACAGCGAGGCAGTAAATCACCCTGTGTCCCACAGGTCTCAGCAGCGGTATcctgctcttcctgcctctccccacctctccccgcccctccccggtTACCCCGGTACACCCTGGTGAGAGCCTCTCCGTGTGCTCCCCAGGAGCAGAGAAAAATGCCACATCTGGAGACAGAAAGCACCATTGACTATCAACTGCATTCACTCCCTGTCCCACCTAGAAAGAAAAGCACTTGAGAGAGCAGTCATAGGACACATGGCTCAGCCTCACACTCGCCCAAGAAGGCTGATGCCGGGCTTCTGTGTAATATCTGAAGTAATACTAATCCGCACCGGTATTAAGAGTACATACTTCACAGAGTTAGAATGCTGCTTCTCTAAGAAGTTAAATCCTGGACTGTCGAAATTcctttgttctatttttgttCGCAGTCTTAAAATGTGACAATTGTAGGGAAGtattttcctgaaattttaaattcttaaatatcaGACTTAAATACACATCAGAGTAGTTAGGCTTTGTGTGGAACCGTACggttcatttctttctgttttccaaatttcttttcatatctgagaccaaaatagaacagaagttaaagattctagaagaaaatgaaacaacatttatagttttataatagcTGTTTTCAGCTCTGGGTTTTAACATCTCAGACTCCAGCCAGTTCGTTAAATTACTGCCTTCCCAGACCATTTTCAGCATAGGGTTTCCTCAGCGTCGAGATTGCTGTTACCATTCTCTAAGAGCagctcatttctctctttttactttgGTTGAGTAACCTTTATGTGTTGATCCGTCTGTGCTCAGCTTCCCAATTATAACCTTTTTCTTCCCATTAACCAATACATTTCATAAATTTCAGTGTAATTCAGGCTTGCAGACAGCTTGTTCATCTTAATTAACAAGTACCGGCCGTGATGAATTACAGACAGACACAGTCAGTGTCAACAATTTGACACCGCATTCAGTTACCGGAGTGCTCGCTTGCTGTTGAATACTGGATTTTAAATGCTTTCTTCTGCAGAGAACTTTTGCAGAAAGAATTTGTTCTCTACAATGAAGGTCACTATTCTGTTCCTTTGTAAAAATGTACTGGCATGTTAGCCATATTGCTctgaagtcttttttcttttctttcttttttttttttccttctccagccACAAGTATGATACAGTTTGTGGCCTGTTCTCTCAAATTTCTATCTGGTACAGAATAAAAGCACACTTTGTTTCACTGGTGGCAGTGTGGTGAAATGCTGTGAAAGTAAAGAGGAGCAGTGGGGTCGCAGGTACAAACTTAGTTCTAAATAGAGAAGGCTCGCATGGTTCCAGAACGTCCTGCATACAGAACCCACAAATGTTAATTATAAGGCTATTTGCCAGCAGAAAATCTGGAGTGGATTTCATTAAGATGTAAAGTCAGTTTTCCAGACAAGATTTATTCATAACAAAAcgaacatttaaaaaacagatttacaACTTAAAATTCAAGCTATATGATACTTAAAGGTCTATGTTTCTGACCATCCCTGAAGCTCCTCATTTTCCATACCTTTTGTCAGGAGCCGTCAGTGTCTTAACTCCACTCTGTCAGTGTCTTCCAGTGAAAGTGTGTGAAGAGGAGAAGCCACACACGGGAGGCTCATCTCCCAGCTTCCGAGTATTAGTGATGAAGCTCCAACAAGTTAACTTGCAGATAAAGGGCAACATGGAAATCTGAGGTGGAAACTGCTGATGGTGCTGGAAGATAAATACCAGGTTCTCTATCTCATTTTTTGAGCTGTGGGAGAATTAAGAAAGGAGAggcggggaagggagggagttgTTGTTACAACAGGATTTGTCGAAACCTGAAAGCTGAAAATGCTTTTGTGTCACTGTATACAGAGGAGGGATTATTTGGGTGCTCACAAAAaaggctttcttttcctttaatattatgttttaatccacagttataatttatttttgaatttttatctgtGTTGGAagatctcttttattcttttatgtccCCAATTGAAGAATGTggtctgaaatatttttaactcGATTGTGCTTTGCAAGTGATAGTTGAGACTGTCTTTTTATTCAAGTGCTTGTGACTtgcttgaaatcaagagtcacaaaatcagtaactttgaaaaaaattcagaagttttaaaaaatatatatatgctttttttttaaataaaaggaaaaagaaaactcaacGACAACTGCTGACTACAATCTGACCAGTAAACCTACAAGTACTTTTTAGGGGGGTGGGCGAGTCCTTAaatttcttctgttatttattcCACTGAGAAAGGTTTCTGAAGTGTAACTTAATAAATTAGAACTTCTAGATAACGTTGTGAGGAAATTACCCCAAAATGATGTGAGGGAGCATATTAAGTGAAACAGGGAAATCAGATATTGAGGTCCTAGTGGCATGAATAATGATACAGACATATTTCATGTCCATCTATTTTGAGcttgcatattctttttcttcactaATTTTAATTCTACAAGCTATAAATTCATAGCTGCtacaaagaaagaagataattttaaattggatttttttttttgattttccaaatgttgatatttcttttcttttaaagcagtgaataaaatacacatttgcCCTGAGAACCAACTAGCCCAGTGCCTCAAATGGTACCCAGCACACAGGAAGCAGTTTTATAAACAGTACGTATTATTATTAGGCCAAAACGACAAAAACCCAAGAGTTACAAAATGACTTAAAATTGCAGTCTCCTTTAGAAAGGacaaaattatacttttaaatcatacaaagttaatgtatagtttcatgttattttatatgctcAAAATCAGTATCTGAGTGCATTCAACAAGCATCTGTTGTACCCTCCCATGTGCCTGCACCATTCCTGGCCCAGGAGACTCAGTTAACGAACAGGTCATACAGGAGTCCGTGCCCTCACGGGGTTGCTCGGGCCATTTCTCAGCCATTTCTTTTAAAGCAGtgaataaaatacacatttcaattatctggatttttttctagattttttttggtttgtttttgttgcttttttttcatctttttttttttccaagattttatttatttctttgacagacagagatcacaagtaggcagagaagcaggcagagagagaggaggaagcaggctccctgccgagcagagagcccgatgtggggctcgatcccaggaccctgagatcatcacctgagctgaaggcagaggcttaacccactgagccacccaggtgcccctgttttcatcttttctaaGTCTGGCATTTAGCgatgtattttcttctcttagaaATCTAAAGCCTGTGGATTTTTTAGCCATATGTTACGATTTTAATATATAAACTTTTCTTTCATGGACACATATTTAAACAATTCTTTGTGTAAATCCTGGACGAAGTAGAGTTGAATTTCAGGCACTAACAGAAACAGCATTGTTGTTTCTTCCGTAGCAGAAGAAACCCGCCAGATCCCTTTAGCGCCTCGCCTTGCTTTGCTCTCCGTGGCGGTCAGTACAGATTCACCTGTGCCGAGGCTTCCTGATGGCAGGTGGAAGGGCCAGCCTGCTGCcagctctggcctccagaatAAGGGGGCCTCATGTCTGTTTTCAAAACATTTGTGATCATTCTCCTGCTTGATGGGAACACTCACCCAATAAAATATTAACGCCTCTTCTAGAAGAGCAGACTTCCGAATGCAAATAGCTTCCATAAATTACAGACCTTTAATCAAGGTAGAATGCCTTGTATAGAAAAGGAGATGGAAAAGTAGGGGTTGCTAGAGAAATCTAACTCACTGACCTCATCTGCTTTCACTGTGGACATTAAAgagaattaaatcttttttaagtcTGAAGATTTTTGTAGATAAATCTTAGCTTTACCTTAGTTTCTGCCTCTTCCCAGGCCCTCTGCCCCCGCACACCCGAGTTCTATATCCAGCAGCCAGTGCGGCGTCGCTGATAGACGTGGCAGACCCGTCCTGGACAAGGCGACCTCCTGACCTTCCCCACACCGGTCCTTGTTTTCCCCACGTCCATTCATGGCGAACTCCTCCTTGGATTTGGCAGGTCCCAGATGTTAAAAACCTCCATACCCGATACCTAAATCATCTTGTTCTAAACTTCAAAATAGATCGAGAATCCTACCACCTCTGAGCCCCACTGCTGCTAACTCCCTGGCCGAGCAACCCCGTGAGGGCACGGACTCCTGTATGACCTGTTCGTTAACTGAGTCTCCTGGGCCAGGAATGGTGCAGGCACATGGGAGGGTACAACAGATGCTTGTTGAATGCACTCAGATACTGATTTTgagcatataaaataacatgaaactatacattaactttgtatgatttaaaagtataattttgtCCTTTCTAAAGGAGACTGCAATTTTAAGTCATTTTGTAACTCTTGGGTTTTTGTCGTTTTGGCCTAATAATAATATGTACTGTTTATAAAACTGCTTCCTGTGTGCTGGGTACCATTTG from Meles meles chromosome 5, mMelMel3.1 paternal haplotype, whole genome shotgun sequence includes these protein-coding regions:
- the CLDN20 gene encoding claudin-20 produces the protein MVSAGLQLLAFVLALSGVSGVLTATLLPNWKVNVDSGSNIITAIVQLQGLWMDCTWYSTGMFSCTLKYSILSLPVHVQAARATMVLACVLSALGICASTVGMKCTRLGRGRETKSHASFAGGVCFMSAGVSGLIPTVWYTKEIVADFLDLTVPESNKQEPGGAVYIGFISAVLLLISGMIFCTSCIEKNPEAWLYPPKQQHISTTQPEGNSAYNLKDYV